A single region of the Oncorhynchus kisutch isolate 150728-3 unplaced genomic scaffold, Okis_V2 scaffold3402, whole genome shotgun sequence genome encodes:
- the LOC109881814 gene encoding solute carrier family 22 member 18, with translation MSRVKSESPTAVTDVRTGSKMQRVIYVTYLIAVLDITWMFLQFSITPYLAKKLGFDTLWIGYLQTMVGVVQLLGGPIFGRFADLFGARAAMCLSCTASVVYYGLLAIADSPLMLFVHKLPAVLMHGLPGAQMVVTDLTEPDKRAEALGKLGLCFGIGMVAGSTLGGTLSTHYGETFAACVAAGGSFISFLLVWTFIPKHTKIQAPQDNTDKKSNAKSVFDLGEITRLMKYPGVAKTFMVKIISGLPSGIFQVMFSVIAMNFFQLAPEQNGYLMAYFGIVSMVIQGGVIGRLTSKYSENSLLLLSIGMSSLVGLAQVFMANVFQFCFIVLPMMFSLSVFNVITDSMLTKTVPSSDTGTMLGLCASVQSLLRTIGPTIGGFLYHNYGVASFGFIQFAVNMVVFMFMLRNMVNTKDEHRE, from the exons ATGTCACGAGTTAAATCAGAGTCACCGACCGCCGTTACCGATGTACGTACAGGCTCAAAGATGCAGAGAGTAATTTACGTTACTTACCTCATAGCTGTCCTGGATATCACATGGATGTTTTTACAGTTTTCCATCACTCCT TATTTGGCGAAGAAGCTGGGATTTGACACCCTATGGATTGGCTATTTGCAAACCATGGTTGGTGTCGTCCAATTGTTGGGAGGCCCGATATTTGGCAG GTTTGCAGACCTTTTTGGTGCCAGAGCAGCAATGTGTCTATCCTGCACTGCCTCTGTAGTCTACTATGGGTTACTAGCGATAGCTGACAGTCCTCTCATGCTCTTCGTCCACAAACTCCCCGCTGTCTTGATGCATGGCTTGCCTG GAGCCCAGATGGTAGTGACTGACCTGACAGAACCTGACAAGCGGGCAGAGGCCCTTGGCAAGCTGGGCCTATGTTTTGGCATTGGCATGGTTGCCGGCTCCACCTTGGGCGGTACACTCAGCACACACTATGG GGAGACATTTGCTGCTTGTGTAGCTGCTGGAGGGAGCTTCATCAGCTTCCTGTTGGTTTGGACGTTTATCCCTAAACACACTAAGATACAAGCTCCACAGGACAACACAGACA AGAAGAGCAATGCCAAGTCAGTCTTTGACCTGGGTGAGATCACCAGACTGATGAAGTACCCTGGTGTGGCCAAAACCTTCATGGTCAAGATCATCTCAGGTCTGCCATCAG GTATCTTTCAGGTCATGTTCTCTGTTATCGCCATGAACTTCTTCCAGCTGGCGCCAGAGCAGAATGGCTACCTTATGGCCTACTTTGGGATCGTGTCAATG GTAATCCAAGGAGGAGTGATTGGCCGGCTGACCTCAAAGTACTCTGAGAACTCACTGCTTCTCCTCTCCATCGGCATGTCAAGTCTGGTGGGCCTGGCTCAG GTCTTCATGGCCAACGTGTTCCAGTTCTGCTTCATCGTCCTCCCCATGATGTTCTCTCTCAGCGTGTTCAACGTCATCACTGACAGCATGCTGACAAAGACTGTGCCTTCCTCCGATACCG GCACGATGCTGGGCCTGTGTGCCTCTGTGCAGTCTCTGCTCCGCACCATCGGCCCCACTATTGGAGGCTTCTTGTATCACAACTACGGAGTGGCCTCTTTTGGGTTCATCCAGTTTGCCGTGAACATGGTCGTGTTTATGTTTATGCTTAGAAATATGGTCAACACCAAAGACGAGCACAGAGAATGA
- the LOC109881820 gene encoding cysteine--tRNA ligase, cytoplasmic isoform X2, producing MSSSGELVKGKRVQHPWSAPAGSNLPKLRLYNSLTRTKELFVPQNGNKVSWYCCGPTVYDASHMGHARSYISFDILRRILMNYFKYDVFYCMNITDIDDKIIRRARQNYLLEQYREKKPAAAQVLQDVLSARGPFQAKLAETTDPDKKQMLERLDSAVAAALGPLQGAVESKAGEADIQRLAQVLLEKAKDLLSDWLDAQFGSQVTENSIFSLLPKFWEGEYHNDMDALNVLPPDVLTRVSEYCPEIVDFVKKILDNGFGYESNGSVYFDTAKFATSQKHAYGKLVPEAVGDMKALQEGEGDLSVSADQLSEKRSQNDFALWKASKPGEPSWDSPWGKGRPGWHIECSAMAGSILGESMDIHGGGFDLRFPHHDNELAQSEAYFENDHWVRYFLHTGHLTIAGCKMSKSLKNFITIKDALAQNTARQLRLAFLMHSWKDTLDYSSNTMESAVHYEKFLNEFFLNVKDILRAPCDVTGQFEKWEAAEMELNESFYERKAAVHAALCDNVDTRSTMEEMRALVTQSNTYIASRKSSKLQPNRMLMKSIALYLTDMLKTFGAIEGTEPIGFPVGGDGHHVDMETTVMPYLKVLSDFRESVRKIAREQNVTEVLQLCDVVRNDTLPELGVRLEDHEGLPTVVKLVDKETLLRERNEKKKMEDEKKNKKEEAAKKKQEQELAKLAKMKISPCDMFRSETDKYSSFDETGFPTHDVEGKDLSKGQTKKLRKLHEAQEKLHQEYLQTNQNGC from the exons TAAAGGGAAAGAGGGTCCAGCACCCCTGGTCTGCCCCAGCCGGGTCCAACCTGCCAAAGCTGCGACTCTACAACAGCCTCACACGCACCAAG GAGCTGTTTGTTCCCCAGAATGGAAACAAGGTGTCATGGTACTGCTGCGGACCCACTGTCTATGATGCCTCTCACATGGGACATGCCAG ATCTTACATATCTTTTGATATCCTCCGAAGGATTCTGATGAACTATTTCAAATATGACGTGTTCTACTGCATGAACATTACGGACATAGATGACAAG ATCATCAGGCGGGCCAGACAGAACTACCTTCTGGAACAGTACAGAGAGAAGAAACCAGCGGCTGCCCAGGTACTGCAGGATGTCCTTAGTGCCAGAGGG CCCTTCCAGGCCAAGCTGGCCGAGACCACAGACCCAGACAAGAAACAGATGCTGGAGAGGCTGGACTCTGCCGTCGCTGCTGCTCTGGGACCCCTGCAGGGGGCGGTGGAGAGCAAGGCTGGGGAGGCTGACATACAACGCCTGGCTCAG GTGTTACTGGAGAAGGCCAAAGACCTGCTCTCTGATTGGTTGGATGCTCAATTTGGCAGTCAGGTGACCGAGAACTCCATCTTCTCTCTTCTTCCAAAGTTCTGGGAAGGGGAGTACCACAACGACATGGATGCCTTGAAT GTCCTTCCCCCAGACGTACTCACCCGCGTCAGCGAGTACTGCCCAGAGATCGTGGACTTTGTGAAGAAGATCCTCGACAATGGCTTTGG GTACGAGTCCAACGGTTCAGTTTATTTTGACACAGCCAAGTTTGCCACCAGCCAGAAGCACGCGTACGGCAAGCTGGTACCTGAGGCGGTCGGTGACATGAAAGCTCTGCAGGAGGGAGAGG GAGATCTGAGTGTCTCAGCAGACCAGCTCAGTGAGAAGAGGTCGCAGAATGACTTTGCCCTGTGGAAGGCCTCTAAGCCGGGGGAGCCGTCCTGGGACTCACCCTGGGGAAAGGGTCGGCCTGGCTGGCATATCGAATGTTCCGCTATGGCTGGTTCCATCTTGGGAGAGTCCATGGACATCCACGGGGGAGGGTTTGACCTCCGATTCCCCCATCACGATAATGAGTTGGCTCAGTCCGAG GCTTACTTTGAGAACGACCACTGGGTTCGCTACTTCCTGCACACTGGTCACCTGACCATCGCAGGCTGCAAGATGTCCAAATCTCTCAAGAACTTCATCACCATCAAGGATGCCCTGGCGCAGAACACCG CTCGGCAGCTCCGTCTAGCCTTCCTGATGCATTCCTGGAAGGACACCCTGGATTACTCCTCCAACACCATGGAGTCGGCTGTCCACTACGAGAAATTCCTGAAT GAGTTTTTCCTCAACGTCAAAGACATTCTGCGAGCTCCCTGTGACGTCACCGGACAGTTTGAGAAGTGGGAGGCAGCAGAGATGGAGCTCAacgagag TTTCTATGAGAGGAAGGCAGCAGTCCACGCGGCGCTGTGTGACAACGTGGACACGCGCAGCACCATGGAGGAGATGAGGGCGCTGGTAACCCAGAGCAACACCTACATAGCCAGTAGGAAGAGCTCCAAGCTGCAGCCCAACCGCATGCTGATGAAGAGCATCGCTCTCTACCTGACTGACATGCTCAAG ACCTTCGGGGCCATTGAAGGGACCGAGCCTATTGGATTCCCAGTGGGAGGAGATGGTCACCATGTGGAT ATGGAGACCACAGTGATGCCCTATCTGAAGGTGCTGTCAGACTTCAGAGAATCTGTTCGCAAAATTGCCAGAGAACAGAATG TGACAGAGGTGCTACAGCTGTGTGACGTGGTCCGTAATGACACCTTACCTGAGCTGGGGGTGCGTCTAGAAGACCATGAAG GACTTCCCACTGTGGTGAAGCTGGTGGACAAAGAGACCCTGCTGAGGGAGAGGAATGAGAAAAAGAAGATGGAGGACGAGAAGAAGAACAAGAAAGAGGAGGCTGCCAAGAAGAAGCAGGAGCAGGAG TTGGCCAAACTTGCGAAGATGAAAATCTCCCCGTGCGATATGTTCCGCTCTGAAACCGACAAGTATTCCAGCTTTGATGAGACG GGTTTCCCCACGCATGACGTGGAGGGGAAGGATCTCAGTAAGGGACAGACCAAGAAGCTGCGGAAACTCCACGAGGCCCAGGAGAAACTGCACCAAGAGTATCTCCAGACCAATCAAAATGGCTGCTGA